From a region of the Methanolinea sp. genome:
- the gyrA gene encoding DNA gyrase subunit A, translating to MKSSYINYAMSVIIGRAIPDVRDGLKPVHRRSLFSMWEMGNTSDKPTRKSARVVGDVMGKYHPHGDAAIYDTIVKMAQPFSYRYPLIEGQGNFGSIDGDAPAAMRYTEVRLEPIAEELLKDLEKETVAFVPNFDESLTEPTVLPAKIPNLLVNGSSGIAVGMATNMPPHNLGEVCDAVCRCIEQPGLSVDDLLTVLPGPDFPTGGIIMGREGIRAAYETGQGKVVVRGVAEIEERGTRGDRIVVTEIPFQVNKSRLIEHIAKLVKEKKIEGISDIRDESDKEGLRVVIDLKKGTIPGIVLNQLYKHTALESTFGIINLAIVDNQPRYLPVLELIGQFILHRVEVIRRRSEYDRKKAEERVHVLEGLLLALDRIDQVIAAIRASDTAETAKEALISLFGLDEVQAQAILQMQLRRLAALEQQKILGEKQELGREIATLTELLSDERNIRAEIRRELVAAKEKYGDARRTRISASAVSIDKEDMIEDKTVLVSLTSFNYIKRMDIDTYRQQRRGGKGVIGMSTKEEDYVENVFIASTHDYLLCFTSNGRVYWLKVYEIPEGSRTSRGKAIVNLLNLGDEMVTTVIPVREFSPGLFLMFVTRLGRIIKIPLKEFSFPRSVGTNAIKLLENDQLVDVIVTDGNREIVLTSSFGQSLRFHEDTVRTVGRNAQGVRGMKLRGGDTVVAITLLEKDHLLTISDAGFGKRTEFDDFRGHGRGTMGVRNIQLGRNAVVIASCAVSNTDEIIVMTASGIVMRTAVSEIRVIGRGTKGVRIIRLEETDRVVGVAVVPPEIETGENGEREQDSAGPGTAGQEQPGSGGTGEAE from the coding sequence ATGAAGTCCTCCTACATCAACTACGCCATGAGCGTGATCATCGGGAGGGCCATCCCCGACGTGCGGGACGGGTTAAAACCGGTCCACCGGCGCTCGCTTTTCTCCATGTGGGAGATGGGCAACACCAGCGACAAGCCCACCAGGAAGAGTGCCCGCGTGGTCGGGGACGTGATGGGAAAGTACCACCCTCACGGCGACGCGGCGATTTATGATACCATCGTCAAGATGGCGCAGCCGTTCTCCTACCGCTACCCGCTCATCGAGGGCCAGGGGAACTTCGGCTCGATTGACGGCGATGCACCGGCCGCCATGCGGTACACCGAGGTGAGGCTGGAACCCATCGCCGAGGAGCTCCTGAAGGATCTCGAGAAGGAGACCGTGGCCTTTGTCCCGAACTTCGATGAGTCGCTCACCGAACCGACCGTGCTTCCGGCAAAGATCCCAAACCTCCTGGTCAACGGGTCGAGCGGGATCGCTGTCGGGATGGCCACCAACATGCCGCCCCACAACCTGGGGGAGGTCTGCGATGCGGTCTGCAGGTGCATTGAGCAGCCCGGGTTATCGGTTGACGACCTGCTTACCGTCCTGCCCGGCCCCGATTTCCCGACCGGCGGGATCATCATGGGCAGGGAAGGCATCCGGGCCGCCTACGAGACCGGGCAGGGCAAGGTCGTGGTCCGGGGTGTGGCCGAGATCGAAGAGCGCGGCACCAGGGGCGACCGGATCGTGGTCACCGAGATCCCATTCCAGGTGAACAAGTCCCGGCTCATCGAGCATATCGCCAAGCTGGTCAAGGAGAAGAAGATCGAGGGGATCTCCGATATCAGGGACGAATCGGACAAGGAAGGGCTCCGGGTGGTGATCGACCTGAAGAAAGGCACCATCCCGGGAATCGTCCTCAACCAGCTCTACAAGCATACCGCGCTCGAGAGCACGTTCGGGATCATCAACCTCGCCATCGTCGACAACCAGCCCCGCTATCTCCCGGTGCTCGAGCTTATCGGCCAGTTCATCCTGCACCGGGTGGAGGTCATCCGCAGGAGGAGCGAATACGACCGGAAGAAGGCCGAGGAACGCGTGCACGTCCTGGAGGGACTCCTCCTTGCCCTAGACCGGATTGACCAGGTGATCGCCGCGATACGTGCTTCGGACACGGCTGAAACGGCAAAGGAGGCGCTGATCTCCCTGTTCGGGCTCGACGAGGTGCAGGCCCAGGCCATCCTCCAGATGCAGCTCCGCCGCCTGGCTGCGCTCGAACAGCAGAAGATCCTCGGTGAGAAACAGGAGCTCGGGAGGGAGATCGCCACCCTGACCGAGCTGCTCTCCGACGAGCGGAATATACGGGCCGAGATCCGGAGGGAACTCGTTGCCGCCAAAGAGAAGTACGGAGACGCCCGGCGCACCCGGATCAGCGCCTCGGCAGTCTCCATCGACAAGGAGGACATGATCGAGGACAAGACCGTCCTCGTCTCCCTAACCTCGTTCAACTACATAAAAAGGATGGATATCGACACCTACCGGCAGCAGCGGCGGGGAGGGAAGGGGGTCATCGGGATGTCAACGAAAGAGGAGGACTACGTCGAAAATGTCTTCATCGCCAGCACCCATGACTACCTCCTCTGCTTCACCAGCAACGGGCGCGTGTACTGGCTGAAGGTATACGAGATCCCGGAAGGCTCCCGCACCAGCCGCGGGAAGGCAATCGTGAACCTGCTCAACCTGGGGGACGAGATGGTCACCACGGTCATCCCGGTCAGGGAATTTTCCCCGGGGCTCTTTCTCATGTTCGTGACCCGGCTCGGCAGGATCATCAAGATCCCGCTCAAGGAGTTCTCGTTCCCCCGCTCGGTAGGGACAAATGCCATAAAGCTCCTGGAAAACGACCAGCTGGTGGACGTTATCGTGACCGATGGAAACAGGGAGATCGTCCTGACCAGCAGCTTCGGCCAGAGCCTCCGGTTCCACGAGGACACCGTGCGCACGGTAGGCAGGAATGCCCAGGGTGTGCGCGGCATGAAGCTTCGTGGCGGGGACACGGTGGTTGCCATCACCCTGCTCGAAAAGGATCACCTGCTCACCATCTCCGACGCCGGGTTTGGCAAGAGAACCGAGTTCGATGATTTCCGGGGGCATGGGCGCGGGACCATGGGCGTCCGCAACATCCAGCTCGGCCGCAACGCCGTGGTCATCGCCTCATGCGCTGTCTCCAATACCGATGAGATCATCGTGATGACCGCATCGGGGATCGTCATGCGCACCGCGGTCTCTGAAATCCGGGTTATCGGGCGCGGGACCAAGGGGGTCAGGATCATCCGCCTGGAAGAAACCGACCGGGTGGTCGGCGTGGCCGTTGTCCCTCCCGAGATCGAAACGGGTGAGAACGGGGAGCGGGAGCAGGACTCCGCCGGGCCCG
- a CDS encoding type IIA DNA topoisomerase subunit B: MNDAYDASHITVLEGLQPVRERPAMYIGSTDTRGLHHLVYEVVDNSIDEALGGYCTTIWLTIHADCSISVLDNGRGIPVDVMPGTDRSALETVLTVLHAGGKFDKNSYQVSGGLHGVGVSVVNALSARLSAVVYRDGNVYEMRFARGSVASPLSVREESLGEMQERYRAWYGKRTGYTGSERREFLRLFEKELSGTRISFLPDGSIFETLKFDYDVLSHRMRELAFLNPGLQISIVDERLGDSETFCYKDGISEYVRYLNGSSVPTHPDIIVISKKDAENRIEIDVAIQYVNSYSEQVFAYVNSVNTREGGTHLEGFRSAITRAINASARRNNLIRDSALTIRGEDIREGLTAIVSIKMANPQFEGQTKTRLGNSIVRGIVDSLVYQSLSDYFEENPRVLAAIVEKVIAAARAREAARNARELARRKSTLETSGLPGKLADCSERDPEKSEIYIVEGDSAGGSAKQGRDRRFQAILPLRGKILNVEKATPHKILKNAEIQALISAIGSGVGEQFDAEKARYHLVILMTDADVDGAHIRTLLLTFFFRYMKELIENGYVYIAQPPLFRITKGKQERYAFREDEMRQIVGELGEKGVSVQRYKGLGEMNASQLWETTMDPDRRVLKQVTIDDAVYANEIFEKLMGENVDARKEFIKRHAKEVTNLDV, translated from the coding sequence ATGAACGATGCATATGATGCGTCCCACATCACCGTGCTGGAAGGCCTGCAGCCGGTCCGGGAGCGCCCTGCCATGTATATCGGGAGCACGGATACCCGGGGTCTCCATCACCTCGTCTATGAGGTGGTCGACAATTCGATCGATGAGGCGCTCGGGGGTTACTGCACCACTATCTGGCTCACCATCCACGCTGACTGCTCGATCTCGGTCCTGGATAATGGCCGGGGCATCCCGGTAGACGTGATGCCCGGCACCGACCGGAGTGCTCTCGAAACAGTGCTCACCGTTCTCCACGCCGGGGGCAAATTCGACAAGAACAGCTACCAGGTCTCGGGGGGCCTCCACGGGGTCGGAGTCTCGGTGGTCAACGCCCTCTCCGCCCGGCTCTCGGCCGTGGTGTACCGGGACGGAAATGTCTACGAAATGCGGTTTGCCAGGGGTTCCGTGGCATCCCCGCTCTCCGTCCGCGAGGAAAGCCTTGGCGAGATGCAGGAACGCTACCGGGCGTGGTACGGCAAGCGGACAGGATACACCGGTTCCGAACGGAGGGAGTTTCTCCGGCTCTTCGAGAAGGAACTGTCGGGAACCCGTATCTCCTTCCTGCCGGATGGGAGCATCTTTGAGACCCTGAAGTTCGATTACGATGTCCTCTCCCACAGGATGCGGGAGCTTGCGTTCCTGAACCCCGGTCTCCAGATCAGCATAGTGGACGAACGTCTCGGTGATTCAGAGACCTTCTGTTACAAGGACGGGATCAGCGAGTACGTCCGGTACCTGAATGGAAGCTCGGTTCCAACGCACCCCGATATCATCGTTATATCCAAGAAAGATGCAGAGAACCGGATCGAAATCGATGTTGCCATCCAGTATGTCAACTCGTACTCGGAGCAGGTATTTGCCTACGTCAACAGCGTCAACACCCGGGAAGGCGGCACGCACCTTGAAGGTTTCCGGAGTGCCATAACCCGCGCCATCAATGCCTCGGCACGGAGAAACAACCTGATCAGGGACTCGGCCCTCACCATCCGCGGAGAGGATATCAGGGAAGGGCTGACTGCCATCGTGAGCATCAAGATGGCCAACCCCCAGTTCGAAGGCCAGACCAAGACGAGGCTAGGCAACAGCATTGTCCGGGGCATCGTCGACTCCCTCGTCTACCAGTCGCTCTCCGATTACTTCGAGGAGAATCCCAGGGTACTCGCGGCCATCGTTGAGAAGGTGATCGCCGCGGCCAGGGCCCGGGAAGCTGCCCGGAACGCCCGCGAGCTGGCAAGGAGAAAGAGCACGCTCGAGACCTCCGGCCTCCCGGGCAAACTGGCCGACTGTTCGGAGCGAGATCCCGAAAAGAGCGAGATATACATCGTGGAGGGAGACTCGGCAGGCGGCTCGGCCAAGCAGGGGCGGGACCGGCGGTTCCAGGCCATACTCCCCCTCAGGGGCAAGATCCTGAACGTGGAGAAGGCAACCCCGCACAAGATCCTGAAGAACGCGGAGATCCAGGCCCTCATCTCCGCCATCGGGAGCGGGGTCGGGGAACAGTTCGATGCCGAGAAAGCCCGCTACCACCTGGTCATCCTCATGACCGATGCCGACGTGGACGGCGCCCACATCAGGACGCTCCTGCTCACCTTCTTCTTCCGTTACATGAAGGAACTGATCGAGAACGGCTATGTCTACATCGCGCAGCCCCCGCTCTTCAGGATCACCAAGGGAAAGCAGGAACGGTATGCCTTCCGCGAGGACGAGATGCGGCAGATCGTGGGGGAGCTCGGGGAAAAAGGTGTCAGCGTCCAGCGCTACAAGGGCCTGGGAGAGATGAATGCCAGCCAGCTCTGGGAGACGACCATGGACCCGGACCGGCGGGTACTCAAGCAGGTCACCATCGATGATGCCGTCTATGCAAACGAGATCTTTGAGAAGCTGATGGGGGAGAATGTCGATGCCAGGAAGGAGTTCATCAAGCGGCATGCAAAAGAGGTGACCAACCTTGACGTCTGA
- a CDS encoding NAD(P)/FAD-dependent oxidoreductase, whose amino-acid sequence MRTYDVVVIGAGPAGSMAARLCAGQGLSVCLIEEHGTIGHPVQCAGLLSVPAFHECGVSRKSVLHEVSGARIRSAQGSELYFDAGRTRAVIVDRGMLDREMAMQAAGAGAEVRLKTAYRGKSGSAVRTRGVRGREEVGFRVLIAADGPGSPVARSLGMPRPPVFLAGLQAEIRRDMDQGAVELYPDASPEFFGWIIPIGAGRARIGLAGTQDVFGRFRAFYRGAGGGSIINLVSGTIPLGVMERTYGHGTLFIGDAAGFPKPTSGGGVFTGVRSAAHAAAVAAEAIRKHDTTDAVLCEYEKRWKADFGRELALGIRFFRLRQQLSPADIDRLIAVLDDPATRAEICRYGDMDRPGAIIRRLLRNPKVVPVLGILLRGEISRILRG is encoded by the coding sequence ATGCGGACCTACGATGTTGTGGTGATCGGAGCCGGACCGGCGGGAAGCATGGCTGCCCGGCTATGCGCCGGCCAGGGGCTCTCGGTCTGTCTCATTGAAGAGCATGGGACCATCGGCCATCCCGTCCAGTGCGCCGGGCTCCTCTCGGTTCCGGCATTCCACGAATGCGGGGTGTCGCGCAAATCGGTCCTCCACGAAGTCTCCGGGGCGCGGATCCGGAGCGCGCAGGGATCGGAGCTTTACTTTGATGCCGGCAGGACGCGGGCCGTCATCGTGGACCGGGGAATGCTCGACCGCGAGATGGCCATGCAGGCTGCCGGTGCAGGGGCCGAGGTCCGGCTGAAGACCGCGTACCGTGGGAAGAGCGGTTCGGCGGTCCGGACACGGGGGGTGCGGGGACGGGAAGAGGTAGGGTTCCGGGTTCTGATCGCCGCCGACGGACCAGGAAGCCCGGTGGCCCGATCGCTGGGTATGCCCAGGCCCCCTGTCTTCCTCGCAGGGCTCCAGGCAGAGATCAGGAGGGACATGGACCAAGGCGCAGTCGAGCTCTACCCGGACGCCTCCCCGGAGTTCTTCGGGTGGATCATACCCATTGGAGCGGGGAGGGCCCGGATCGGCCTTGCCGGAACGCAGGACGTTTTCGGGAGGTTCAGGGCGTTCTACCGTGGGGCTGGCGGAGGAAGTATCATCAACCTGGTGAGCGGGACCATCCCGCTCGGGGTCATGGAGCGGACTTACGGCCATGGCACCCTCTTTATCGGAGACGCGGCAGGGTTCCCCAAACCGACATCTGGCGGAGGGGTCTTCACGGGTGTCCGGTCGGCGGCCCATGCCGCAGCGGTCGCCGCGGAGGCGATCCGGAAGCACGATACAACGGACGCTGTCCTCTGCGAGTACGAGAAGCGATGGAAAGCAGACTTCGGGCGGGAACTCGCACTCGGTATCAGGTTCTTCAGGCTCCGGCAGCAGCTCTCCCCTGCCGACATCGACCGGTTGATCGCGGTACTGGACGACCCGGCAACCAGGGCAGAAATCTGCCGGTATGGGGACATGGATCGGCCGGGAGCCATCATTCGCCGCCTGCTGAGAAACCCGAAGGTGGTTCCTGTCCTGGGGATACTGCTCAGGGGAGAAATATCCCGGATACTCAGGGGATAG
- a CDS encoding peptidyl-tRNA hydrolase → MEKSPQFAWKQCLVIRSDLRMSCGKMCAQAAHAALLASEKADTASRRRWMAEGQKKVVLKVSGERDLYELKAIAEAAGVSAALVQDAGMTEIPPGTVTALGLGPAKAEEMDRITAALPLL, encoded by the coding sequence ATGGAGAAGAGCCCGCAGTTTGCATGGAAGCAGTGCCTGGTGATCCGCTCTGATCTCCGGATGAGCTGCGGCAAGATGTGCGCACAGGCGGCCCATGCCGCGTTACTCGCCTCCGAGAAGGCCGACACGGCATCCCGGAGGAGATGGATGGCAGAGGGGCAGAAGAAAGTGGTCCTGAAGGTTTCCGGGGAGCGTGACCTCTACGAGCTGAAGGCCATTGCCGAGGCGGCCGGGGTCTCCGCGGCACTGGTGCAGGACGCCGGAATGACCGAGATCCCGCCGGGCACGGTCACGGCGCTCGGGCTTGGGCCGGCAAAGGCTGAAGAGATGGACCGGATAACCGCGGCGCTCCCGCTGCTATGA
- the truD gene encoding tRNA pseudouridine(13) synthase TruD, with protein sequence MMESRYPLEIALGMEYYASDTPGIGGRLRASPEDFMVEEIAPVTGDEGPFLILRLTKKGWDQQRALREIGRQLGISYKKIGFAGTKDKHAVTSQLISIPGISPGDIGRVRLRDIGLEVVGRSPSPITLGSHVANRFDITIREAVTANLGENIARVSEVCRTGVPNYFGIQRFGVTRPITHAVGRCLLKGDLEGAVLCYIGEAFPDEPGEVRNARSSFLSSGDVRAAIREFPLPLSYERSMLHHLAGSPGDYHGALATLPPKILSLFVSAYQSWLFNRALSERIRDGGNLIDPLPGDRLLFLTGREDRVTDRNIGSARLQLQRGRCRIALRMPGCGRPGQVSGDQAAMERLLEEDGIREEDFCSVRDLVKARFEGAARPVSLTADVCAMAGEDSARLSFSLPPGQYATTICREYMKADPRAMI encoded by the coding sequence ATGATGGAGAGCCGCTACCCTCTCGAAATTGCCCTCGGCATGGAGTACTATGCCAGCGATACGCCGGGGATTGGCGGGAGGCTCCGGGCAAGCCCGGAAGACTTCATGGTTGAGGAGATAGCGCCCGTTACCGGCGATGAAGGACCGTTCCTGATCCTCCGCCTGACCAAGAAGGGCTGGGACCAGCAGCGGGCGCTCCGGGAGATAGGGCGGCAGCTGGGCATATCCTACAAGAAAATCGGCTTTGCCGGAACCAAGGATAAACATGCCGTGACAAGCCAGCTGATCTCGATTCCCGGGATCTCCCCCGGAGATATCGGCCGGGTTCGGTTGCGCGACATCGGGCTCGAAGTGGTGGGCCGGTCACCGTCCCCCATAACGCTCGGGTCACACGTGGCAAACCGCTTTGACATCACCATCCGGGAGGCGGTCACGGCCAACCTCGGGGAGAATATCGCCCGGGTATCAGAGGTCTGCAGGACCGGGGTTCCAAACTACTTCGGGATCCAGCGGTTCGGCGTCACCAGGCCTATCACCCACGCGGTCGGCAGATGCCTGCTGAAGGGCGACCTTGAAGGGGCGGTGCTCTGCTATATCGGGGAAGCCTTCCCCGATGAGCCCGGAGAGGTCCGAAACGCCCGTTCCTCCTTCCTCTCCTCCGGCGACGTCCGGGCGGCCATCCGGGAATTCCCGCTCCCGCTCTCCTACGAGCGATCGATGCTCCACCACCTGGCCGGCAGCCCGGGCGACTACCACGGTGCGCTGGCAACACTCCCCCCCAAGATCCTCTCCCTATTCGTGAGCGCCTACCAGTCATGGCTCTTCAACCGGGCCCTATCCGAACGGATACGGGACGGTGGCAACCTCATCGATCCTCTCCCCGGAGACCGGCTCCTGTTTCTCACCGGCCGCGAGGACCGGGTCACCGACCGGAATATCGGGAGCGCCCGGCTCCAGCTGCAGCGGGGGCGATGCCGGATCGCGTTGCGGATGCCGGGCTGCGGAAGGCCGGGGCAGGTTTCAGGAGACCAGGCGGCCATGGAGCGGCTGCTCGAAGAGGACGGTATCCGGGAAGAAGATTTCTGCTCGGTCCGCGACCTGGTAAAGGCCCGGTTCGAGGGGGCCGCCCGGCCGGTTTCCCTCACCGCGGATGTCTGTGCCATGGCCGGGGAGGACAGTGCCAGGCTCTCGTTCTCGCTTCCTCCCGGGCAGTATGCCACCACCATCTGCCGCGAGTACATGAAGGCCGACCCCCGGGCGATGATATAA
- the sppA gene encoding signal peptide peptidase SppA, translating into MPPGQAERSLRTRNHILVGVLVLAVILIAVLLAALLPGVFHDLGISVISIEGVIVTGGSGKGYAGSVTVGDAIRDAANDPMVDAIVLRVNSPGGTPAGAQEIIADIVYAKERKPVVVSMGDIATSSAYYVSAYADRIYASPDTITGGIGTSWTFADISGWMEEENLSVEVIKSGSMKDMGAGYRPLTEEEREYAGQVVNRSAERIISDILSQRPLDRSMIKDARVFRGEEALDLGLIDEIGNLHDAISGARAIA; encoded by the coding sequence ATGCCGCCCGGACAGGCTGAGCGCTCGTTGAGGACGAGAAACCATATCCTCGTGGGGGTCCTGGTACTGGCGGTCATTCTCATCGCTGTCCTGCTTGCCGCCCTTCTGCCCGGAGTGTTCCACGACCTGGGAATCTCGGTCATAAGCATCGAGGGGGTCATCGTTACCGGGGGGTCCGGCAAAGGGTACGCGGGGAGCGTCACGGTTGGCGATGCGATCCGGGACGCGGCAAACGATCCGATGGTCGATGCCATCGTGCTCCGCGTCAACAGCCCTGGCGGGACCCCGGCCGGGGCGCAGGAAATCATCGCAGATATCGTATATGCGAAGGAAAGAAAGCCGGTGGTGGTCTCCATGGGGGATATCGCCACCTCCTCTGCCTATTACGTCAGCGCCTATGCGGACCGGATTTATGCCAGCCCCGATACCATTACCGGTGGTATCGGCACCTCCTGGACCTTTGCTGATATCAGCGGGTGGATGGAGGAGGAGAACCTGAGCGTCGAAGTGATAAAGTCAGGGAGCATGAAGGACATGGGCGCCGGGTACCGCCCCCTCACCGAGGAAGAGCGGGAGTATGCCGGCCAGGTCGTGAACCGGAGTGCAGAGCGGATCATCAGCGACATCCTCTCCCAGCGCCCCCTTGACCGGAGCATGATCAAGGACGCACGGGTCTTCCGCGGGGAAGAGGCGCTCGATCTCGGCCTTATCGACGAGATCGGTAACCTGCACGACGCCATTTCAGGCGCCCGGGCCATCGCGTGA
- a CDS encoding dihydrofolate reductase family protein produces the protein MLLWSSTKFLGKESFVAESTERPHVLMMSEITADGKLTLKKGCSSKILMKYMDPATDVLLHRTRAAYDAIMVGSNTIRIDNSYLTVRSVEGKNPIRVIPASMADIPPGSNVLSPDAPTIIAVSERAPPGRVQELRDAGAIIVVAGTDHVSLPRLMQILTADFAIHKLMIEGGPTLNWHMLHHRLVDEIRLIHLPFIVGGSDTPSLVGGMHIESEEEMIRLALKNFYLCGTNLVTEYDVLYTGGGSGDAARTG, from the coding sequence ATGCTATTATGGAGCAGCACGAAATTTCTTGGAAAGGAGTCTTTTGTGGCAGAATCAACGGAACGCCCGCATGTACTGATGATGTCAGAGATAACCGCTGACGGGAAGCTGACGCTGAAGAAAGGATGCTCGAGCAAGATCCTGATGAAGTACATGGACCCGGCCACCGATGTCCTCCTCCACCGTACAAGGGCTGCCTATGATGCCATCATGGTCGGGTCAAATACCATACGGATCGACAACTCCTACCTCACCGTCCGGAGTGTCGAGGGAAAAAATCCCATCCGGGTAATCCCTGCGAGCATGGCCGATATCCCGCCCGGATCAAACGTACTTTCCCCCGATGCGCCGACCATCATCGCTGTCTCGGAGCGGGCACCCCCCGGGCGGGTCCAGGAGCTCCGGGACGCCGGGGCAATCATCGTGGTGGCCGGGACCGATCATGTCTCCCTTCCCCGGCTCATGCAGATCCTCACCGCGGATTTCGCGATACATAAGCTCATGATCGAGGGGGGCCCGACCCTGAACTGGCACATGCTCCACCACCGGCTCGTGGACGAGATCCGCCTGATCCACCTCCCCTTTATCGTCGGTGGGTCGGATACGCCCTCGCTGGTCGGCGGGATGCACATCGAGTCAGAAGAGGAGATGATCCGGCTTGCCCTGAAGAACTTTTACCTCTGCGGGACCAACCTGGTGACCGAGTACGATGTCCTCTATACGGGCGGGGGCAGTGGAGATGCCGCCCGGACAGGCTGA
- a CDS encoding CDP-alcohol phosphatidyltransferase family protein, with protein MNITALRPRFLKHIEPIATVFCRAGVSPNQISLISLLFGLLCAVCYVCRMFAIGSIFLFFSAILDLVDGSVARRTEKETQFGSVFDWIVDKYVDALVILAIGLSGTAILSRFGGLTVSADYAVVAIAIIGSLMNTFIKPVVYAETGYQERVDGKIEDPLEGVGFFGRPETILVLVVGGLTGFIWVAVVLIAIGTNVSAIQRIIYLYKRLS; from the coding sequence ATGAATATAACCGCACTCCGGCCGCGGTTCCTCAAGCATATCGAGCCCATCGCCACCGTGTTCTGCAGAGCAGGGGTCTCTCCGAACCAGATCTCCCTTATCTCCCTCCTGTTCGGGCTGCTGTGTGCGGTCTGTTATGTCTGCCGGATGTTTGCAATCGGAAGCATATTCCTCTTTTTCTCCGCGATTCTCGACCTGGTCGATGGGAGTGTTGCCCGGCGGACAGAGAAGGAGACGCAGTTTGGCTCGGTATTTGACTGGATTGTCGACAAGTATGTCGATGCCCTGGTCATCCTCGCCATCGGGCTTTCGGGGACCGCCATCCTGTCCCGGTTCGGCGGTCTCACGGTTTCAGCCGATTATGCGGTCGTGGCAATCGCCATCATCGGCTCGCTGATGAACACATTCATCAAACCGGTGGTGTATGCCGAGACCGGGTACCAGGAGAGAGTCGACGGGAAGATAGAGGACCCCCTGGAGGGTGTCGGGTTCTTCGGGCGTCCCGAGACCATCCTCGTGCTGGTCGTAGGGGGGCTGACCGGGTTTATCTGGGTCGCCGTGGTGCTGATCGCCATCGGGACCAACGTATCGGCAATCCAGCGGATCATCTATCTCTATAAAAGACTCTCCTGA
- the artA gene encoding archaeosortase A, with protein sequence MNGYLVLASCVFFLAFLIPTRFRNWCAIFGWTAMILFLFSEVPSYLSINNYLYPALAVLSVPFLAITIKYLRLRDERVEHLSRAAAAAFLVYAPFAFTPLGDRLIAVVVGQTLWLLNALGYDAALVAWNMVIRNGFRVEIILACTGIQAIAIMLGVAAAVPTTARQKILSFLIIVPTIYVLNLARNAAVIIAYTGQWFPYFPGIAGNGEYGYESFFWAHNVFAELLALVLLIGIAYTLFRVIPGLGDLAAGLYSLYAGEIRRVFYRDR encoded by the coding sequence ATGAACGGGTACCTGGTGCTGGCCTCCTGCGTCTTCTTCCTGGCCTTTCTCATCCCTACGAGGTTTAGGAACTGGTGTGCCATTTTCGGGTGGACGGCGATGATCCTCTTCCTCTTTTCGGAAGTCCCCTCCTACCTCTCCATCAACAACTACCTCTACCCCGCCCTGGCCGTGCTCTCTGTCCCGTTTCTCGCAATCACGATAAAATACCTCCGTTTGCGGGACGAACGGGTCGAACACCTCTCCCGTGCCGCCGCCGCCGCCTTCCTGGTATATGCACCCTTTGCATTCACGCCCCTCGGCGACCGGCTGATAGCGGTGGTCGTCGGCCAGACCCTCTGGCTGCTTAATGCGCTCGGGTATGACGCAGCGCTCGTGGCATGGAACATGGTGATCAGGAACGGCTTCCGCGTCGAGATCATCCTTGCCTGCACCGGTATCCAGGCTATCGCCATCATGCTCGGGGTCGCAGCCGCGGTCCCTACCACCGCCCGGCAGAAGATCCTTTCGTTCCTGATCATCGTACCGACCATCTATGTCCTGAACCTGGCCAGGAATGCGGCAGTCATCATCGCCTATACCGGCCAGTGGTTCCCGTACTTCCCCGGTATTGCCGGGAACGGGGAATACGGCTACGAGAGCTTCTTCTGGGCCCACAACGTCTTTGCCGAGCTTTTGGCCCTGGTGCTCCTGATCGGCATAGCCTACACCCTGTTCCGGGTTATTCCGGGGCTTGGGGATCTCGCCGCAGGCCTTTACAGCCTTTATGCGGGAGAGATCAGGAGAGTCTTTTATAGAGATAGATGA
- a CDS encoding transcription factor S, whose protein sequence is MFCPECKSLMISSGGQMKCRKCGYIRKITSDDQLHITRKRSEKEIVIVEGEGTVRTLPTTAVKCPKCEHNLAFWWLRQLRSADESEVRFFRCCECGHTWREYD, encoded by the coding sequence ATGTTCTGTCCGGAGTGCAAGAGCCTGATGATCTCGTCCGGGGGCCAGATGAAGTGCCGGAAATGTGGGTACATAAGGAAGATTACCAGCGATGATCAGCTCCACATCACCAGGAAAAGGAGCGAAAAGGAGATCGTTATCGTCGAAGGTGAAGGGACGGTCAGGACCCTTCCCACCACGGCCGTCAAGTGCCCGAAGTGCGAGCACAACCTTGCGTTCTGGTGGCTCCGCCAGCTCCGTTCGGCCGATGAGAGCGAAGTCCGTTTTTTCCGGTGCTGCGAGTGCGGCCACACCTGGCGCGAATACGATTGA